Proteins encoded by one window of Planctomonas sp. JC2975:
- the prpB gene encoding methylisocitrate lyase, giving the protein MLHSTVTPADKRRRFREALTGGSLVRMPGAFTPLSARLIEEKGFEGVYISGAVLSAELGLPDIGLTTLTEVATRAAQIGRMTDLPTLVDADTGFGEPMNVARTVQLLEDAGVSGLHIEDQVNPKRCGHLDGKQVVDDDTALKRIRAAVDARRDPNLVIMARTDIRAIEGLDAAVRRAKQLVDAGADAIFPEAMASLDEFAAIRAAVEVPVLANMTEFGKSELFTTRQLADVGINLVIYPVSLLRIAMGAIERGLDSLVADGTLAGEVPQMQTRARLYELLDYEGYNAFDSSVFDFTVPGAAR; this is encoded by the coding sequence ATGCTGCACTCCACCGTCACCCCGGCCGACAAGCGCCGCCGGTTCCGTGAGGCACTGACCGGCGGAAGCCTGGTGCGGATGCCCGGCGCCTTCACCCCGCTCAGCGCTCGTCTGATTGAGGAGAAGGGCTTCGAAGGCGTCTACATCTCAGGGGCCGTGCTCTCGGCCGAACTGGGACTGCCCGACATCGGGCTCACGACGCTGACCGAGGTGGCGACTCGTGCCGCTCAGATCGGTCGCATGACGGATCTGCCGACGCTCGTTGACGCCGACACCGGATTCGGCGAGCCGATGAACGTGGCGCGCACGGTTCAGCTGCTCGAGGACGCCGGCGTCTCCGGACTGCACATCGAGGACCAGGTGAACCCGAAGCGTTGCGGCCACCTGGACGGCAAGCAGGTCGTGGACGACGACACTGCGCTCAAGCGGATCCGCGCAGCGGTCGACGCACGTCGCGACCCGAACCTCGTGATCATGGCGCGCACGGACATCCGTGCGATCGAGGGTCTGGATGCCGCCGTTCGCCGGGCGAAGCAGCTGGTCGACGCCGGAGCGGACGCGATTTTCCCGGAGGCCATGGCCAGCCTCGACGAGTTCGCCGCCATCCGCGCCGCTGTGGAGGTGCCCGTCCTGGCCAATATGACCGAGTTCGGCAAGAGCGAGCTCTTCACCACGCGCCAGCTCGCGGACGTCGGCATCAACCTGGTCATCTATCCGGTCTCCCTGCTGCGCATTGCGATGGGTGCCATCGAGCGGGGCCTCGACTCCCTGGTCGCCGACGGAACGCTCGCGGGCGAGGTTCCCCAGATGCAGACGCGTGCGCGGCTTTACGAACTGCTCGACTACGAGGGTTACAACGCGTTCGATTCCTCGGTGTTCGACTTCACCGTTCCCGGCGCGGCACGCTGA
- the sigJ gene encoding RNA polymerase sigma factor SigJ yields the protein MSTDSDGTDSGGTDSGGTASSGTAHANVDAVWGERRQLINLAYRLLGSLADAEDVVQEAYARWFSRSAEEQDVIASPGAWLTTVTSRLCLNLLTSARVRRETYVGEWIPEPVPDSTQWMTGRPDDVAADPADRVSLDESLNMAFLVVLEAMTPAERVAFILHDVFRYSFAEVGEIVGRSPGACRQLASSARHRLSEAHTTTTPTRTQAAVVRRFKTAWDAGDIDALIDVLAPDVTVVSDGGGRVSTIIHPISGAERIGQAFLGLQDKISDLTVLERTVNGQPGLIARRDGVTVSVYAFEVAGDRISRIWAIRNPDKLVPWMETED from the coding sequence ATGAGCACTGATTCTGACGGCACTGATTCTGGCGGCACCGACTCCGGGGGCACGGCTTCGAGCGGTACTGCTCACGCGAACGTCGACGCGGTCTGGGGCGAGCGGCGGCAGCTGATCAACCTCGCCTATCGGCTGCTCGGCTCACTGGCCGACGCGGAGGACGTGGTCCAGGAGGCCTACGCGCGCTGGTTCTCCCGCAGCGCCGAGGAGCAGGATGTCATCGCCTCCCCTGGCGCGTGGCTCACCACGGTCACCAGCCGGCTCTGCCTCAACCTGCTGACGTCGGCACGGGTCCGGCGCGAGACGTACGTGGGTGAGTGGATCCCCGAACCGGTGCCCGACTCCACACAGTGGATGACGGGACGGCCGGACGACGTCGCGGCGGATCCCGCGGATCGCGTGAGCCTCGACGAGTCGCTGAACATGGCGTTCCTCGTCGTGCTCGAGGCAATGACTCCCGCCGAACGCGTGGCGTTCATCCTGCACGACGTGTTCCGATACTCGTTCGCCGAGGTGGGGGAGATCGTCGGTCGTTCGCCCGGCGCGTGTCGGCAGTTGGCATCCTCCGCCCGCCACCGGCTGAGCGAGGCGCACACGACGACGACGCCGACCCGAACCCAGGCCGCCGTGGTGCGCAGGTTCAAGACCGCGTGGGATGCCGGCGACATCGACGCGCTCATCGATGTGCTGGCGCCCGACGTGACGGTCGTCAGCGACGGGGGCGGACGGGTGAGCACGATCATCCATCCGATCAGCGGCGCCGAGCGGATCGGCCAGGCGTTCCTCGGCCTGCAGGACAAGATCAGCGATCTCACCGTGCTGGAGCGCACGGTGAACGGGCAGCCCGGCCTCATCGCCCGGCGGGACGGCGTGACAGTGTCGGTCTACGCCTTCGAGGTCGCCGGCGACCGGATCAGCCGCATCTGGGCCATTCGGAACCCCGACAAGCTCGTTCCGTGGATGGAGACAGAGGACTGA
- a CDS encoding TIGR03617 family F420-dependent LLM class oxidoreductase encodes MKIDGHLDDDYARSGADAEELKRVGYDGGFTAELAHDPFLALALAAEHAPGLELGTKIAVAFARSPMTLAYTAHDLNEMSGGRMRLGLGSQVKAHVTRRFSMEWSAPAARMREYVLALRAIWDSWRTGDRLAFEGEYYRHTLMTPTFSPKTTTAQPPKVWVAAVGPLMAEMAAEVSDGILLHPFWTPEYHDAVLSPAIERGLAKARRSRADIEISAGGFLVSGGTEEALAASRERVRASVAFYGSTPTYRGVLEAHGWGDLGDRLHELSVSRLPDKWERMTREIDDEVLRAFAVAVEPAGVARALADKNGRYADRIDLQKIDGVSTEDWTGIVSELRTAPAAALA; translated from the coding sequence ATGAAGATCGATGGGCACCTCGACGACGACTATGCGCGGAGCGGAGCGGATGCCGAAGAACTCAAGCGGGTCGGGTACGACGGTGGTTTCACCGCCGAACTCGCACACGATCCGTTCCTCGCGCTGGCGCTCGCGGCCGAACATGCTCCAGGGCTCGAACTCGGAACGAAGATCGCCGTCGCCTTCGCGCGCAGCCCGATGACGCTTGCATACACGGCGCACGATCTCAACGAGATGTCCGGAGGTCGCATGAGGCTCGGCCTCGGCAGCCAGGTGAAGGCGCACGTGACGCGACGCTTCTCGATGGAGTGGTCGGCGCCGGCCGCGCGGATGCGCGAGTACGTGCTCGCACTGCGCGCGATCTGGGATTCCTGGCGCACCGGCGACAGGCTCGCCTTCGAGGGCGAGTACTACCGGCACACGCTGATGACGCCGACGTTCAGCCCGAAGACCACGACGGCGCAGCCGCCCAAGGTGTGGGTCGCGGCCGTGGGTCCGCTCATGGCGGAGATGGCGGCCGAGGTGAGCGACGGCATCCTGCTGCACCCGTTCTGGACCCCCGAGTACCACGACGCGGTACTGTCCCCGGCGATCGAGCGCGGACTGGCCAAGGCGCGGCGCTCGCGCGCCGACATCGAGATCAGCGCGGGTGGATTCCTGGTGAGCGGCGGAACCGAGGAGGCGCTGGCCGCGTCACGGGAACGGGTGCGCGCCTCCGTGGCGTTCTACGGCAGTACGCCAACGTACAGAGGCGTGCTCGAGGCCCACGGCTGGGGCGACCTCGGCGACAGGTTGCACGAGCTCTCGGTGAGCAGACTGCCCGACAAGTGGGAGCGGATGACACGCGAGATCGACGACGAGGTGCTGCGGGCCTTCGCGGTCGCGGTCGAGCCCGCAGGCGTGGCGCGAGCCCTCGCCGACAAGAACGGTCGTTACGCCGACCGGATCGATCTCCAGAAGATCGACGGCGTGTCCACGGAGGACTGGACCGGGATCGTCTCCGAGCTGCGCACGGCGCCGGCCGCAGCGCTCGCGTAG
- a CDS encoding enoyl-CoA hydratase-related protein, with the protein MSDVVLERLPGGVLLVRLNRPERLNAIGGSMAQEFADAMQLARTDVDVRAVVITGAGRAFCSGADLVQRSAAAAERREPSNLGGTEAINDLHDHWSGAAFRVPKPTIALVNGAAAGAGFGLALACDFRIAAESAIFVSAFARIGLTGDNGITWGLTRTVGRAKALEILMLNPRITAPEALGLGLVRQVVPDDDLYETGIEFADRLAAGPVEAFAIMKRNLEYAETADFEQSLRREAEGISVTRLMGENAEAIDAFLQKRDPEFRR; encoded by the coding sequence ATGAGCGACGTAGTTCTCGAGCGGCTCCCCGGCGGTGTGCTGCTCGTGCGCTTGAACCGGCCGGAACGGCTGAATGCCATCGGCGGATCCATGGCGCAGGAGTTCGCGGATGCCATGCAACTGGCACGCACGGACGTCGACGTGCGCGCCGTGGTGATCACCGGGGCCGGTCGCGCCTTCTGCTCCGGTGCGGATCTCGTGCAGAGGTCGGCCGCCGCAGCCGAGCGGCGTGAGCCGAGCAACCTCGGCGGGACCGAGGCGATCAACGACCTTCACGACCACTGGTCGGGAGCCGCGTTCCGTGTTCCGAAGCCGACCATCGCGCTGGTCAATGGCGCCGCCGCCGGGGCGGGATTCGGACTGGCCCTGGCGTGCGACTTCCGTATCGCCGCCGAATCGGCGATCTTCGTCTCCGCTTTCGCCCGGATCGGCCTCACGGGCGACAACGGCATCACGTGGGGACTGACGCGCACTGTCGGGCGTGCGAAGGCGCTCGAGATCCTCATGCTCAATCCGCGCATCACCGCACCCGAGGCACTCGGACTCGGCCTGGTCCGCCAGGTCGTGCCCGACGACGATCTCTACGAGACGGGGATCGAGTTCGCCGACCGCCTCGCCGCCGGACCGGTCGAAGCGTTCGCGATCATGAAGCGCAACCTCGAGTACGCCGAGACAGCGGACTTCGAGCAGTCGCTCCGTCGCGAGGCGGAGGGCATCTCGGTCACCCGTCTGATGGGCGAGAACGCCGAGGCGATCGACGCCTTCCTGCAGAAGCGCGATCCCGAATTCCGTCGCTGA
- a CDS encoding molybdopterin-dependent oxidoreductase: MAVITRGFGAHRAARNDRLPPGQTQVEDWPVLSAGATPDVDPAAWEFVVVPESGDPVRWNWDSFRALGLEDFTVDIHCVTHWSRLGTQWRGVPLDRVFEHVDTSYDYVMAHSYGGYTTNVPLNELLDGQAWIAFEADGAPLEAEHGGPARLVVPHLYFWKSAKWVRGLRMMPQDEPGFWEERGYNLHGDPWTEERYS; encoded by the coding sequence ATGGCTGTCATCACTCGCGGATTCGGCGCTCACCGCGCCGCACGCAACGACCGGCTGCCACCCGGCCAGACGCAGGTGGAGGACTGGCCGGTGCTGAGCGCCGGCGCCACGCCCGACGTCGATCCGGCCGCATGGGAGTTCGTGGTGGTGCCGGAGTCCGGGGATCCGGTGCGCTGGAACTGGGATTCCTTCCGCGCGCTGGGGCTCGAGGACTTCACGGTCGACATCCACTGCGTCACTCACTGGTCTCGTCTGGGTACGCAGTGGCGTGGCGTGCCGCTGGATCGCGTGTTCGAGCACGTGGACACGTCGTACGACTACGTCATGGCGCACAGTTACGGCGGATACACGACGAACGTGCCGCTGAACGAGCTGCTCGACGGCCAGGCGTGGATCGCGTTCGAGGCGGATGGCGCACCGCTGGAGGCGGAGCACGGCGGCCCAGCGCGACTCGTCGTGCCGCACCTCTACTTCTGGAAGAGCGCGAAGTGGGTGCGCGGCCTGCGCATGATGCCGCAGGACGAGCCAGGCTTCTGGGAGGAACGCGGCTACAACCTGCACGGGGATCCCTGGACGGAAGAGCGGTATTCGTGA
- a CDS encoding DUF6510 family protein, which translates to MQKLDGNVLAGPLASVFDGDATSATGRCTSCGDTAAVAQAVVYAATGRYVARCRRCDQVLLTIAEDGDSVLLAITGITGFAMVP; encoded by the coding sequence ATGCAGAAGCTCGACGGAAACGTGCTCGCCGGTCCCTTGGCGTCGGTCTTCGATGGCGATGCGACCTCCGCTACCGGCCGCTGCACCAGCTGCGGCGACACCGCCGCGGTCGCCCAGGCCGTCGTCTACGCCGCAACAGGGCGCTACGTCGCCAGGTGCAGGCGTTGCGACCAGGTGCTCCTCACCATCGCGGAGGACGGTGACTCGGTGTTGCTCGCGATCACCGGGATCACCGGGTTCGCGATGGTTCCCTGA
- a CDS encoding GntR family transcriptional regulator, whose product MRASDVAYQRLRDDIIEWNLEPGSLLGEIETAQRLGVSRTPVREALSRLMAEGLVSSGTGRTAMVSLVSLSDVKRLFEYRVALETQAARLAASRRDPAVFERLRERFLEAPRTTSPGSVRSRRPSTERPYSLADELDDAIDAATDNPYLVRALRDLRGHLARYRRHARTNPARLDDATKEHLIIVEAILSGDGTLASQATAVHLHRSLENILATVPALRRQQAETEKQLVSAAD is encoded by the coding sequence ATGCGCGCAAGTGATGTCGCCTATCAGCGGCTGCGGGACGACATCATCGAGTGGAACCTCGAACCGGGCAGCCTCCTCGGCGAGATCGAGACCGCCCAGCGGCTCGGCGTCTCCCGCACTCCGGTTCGCGAAGCCCTGTCCCGACTGATGGCAGAGGGACTCGTCTCCTCGGGCACCGGCCGAACGGCGATGGTCTCGCTCGTCTCGCTCTCCGACGTGAAGCGGCTCTTCGAATACCGCGTCGCGCTGGAGACCCAGGCGGCACGACTCGCCGCGTCGCGGCGGGACCCCGCGGTCTTCGAGCGACTGCGGGAGCGGTTCCTCGAGGCACCCAGGACGACGTCGCCCGGATCGGTGCGGAGTCGCAGGCCGAGCACCGAACGCCCGTACTCCCTCGCTGACGAGCTCGACGACGCGATCGACGCGGCGACGGACAACCCCTACCTCGTTCGCGCGCTAAGAGATCTGCGCGGTCATCTGGCTCGCTACCGTCGGCATGCCAGGACGAATCCTGCCCGGCTGGACGACGCCACGAAGGAGCACCTGATCATCGTCGAGGCCATCCTGAGCGGTGACGGCACGCTGGCCTCTCAGGCCACGGCCGTCCATCTGCACAGGAGCCTGGAGAACATCCTCGCGACGGTGCCCGCGCTGCGGCGACAACAAGCCGAGACGGAGAAGCAGTTGGTCTCGGCTGCCGACTAG
- a CDS encoding TfoX/Sxy family protein encodes MPTAAQNRRQKFPESYAIFDPIAAEFVAGGDVAIGRMFGSEGLSLRGKVFAFVGFTGRLYAKLPEERVGELVAAGDAEPAVMRDRPMREWVTALPERPDVWPAIVAEAYAFIDSITE; translated from the coding sequence ATGCCGACCGCGGCGCAGAACAGGCGTCAGAAGTTCCCGGAGTCGTACGCGATCTTCGACCCGATCGCGGCCGAGTTTGTAGCGGGCGGCGACGTCGCCATCGGCCGCATGTTCGGTTCGGAGGGGCTCAGCCTGCGGGGCAAGGTCTTCGCGTTCGTGGGATTCACGGGCCGCCTCTACGCCAAGCTCCCCGAGGAGCGGGTGGGTGAGCTCGTCGCGGCGGGCGACGCGGAGCCCGCGGTGATGCGGGATCGGCCGATGCGCGAGTGGGTGACGGCCCTCCCCGAACGCCCGGACGTGTGGCCTGCGATCGTCGCGGAGGCGTATGCCTTCATCGACTCGATCACGGAGTAG
- a CDS encoding FAD-dependent oxidoreductase: MSAPGLHSPAPERPAVVVIGGGYSGAVAANRLRKRDDIDITLVNARAEFVDRIRLHQFVAGTGTATVDYATLLGDEVRLVVDRATRIDTGARRVELASGGSLHYDYVVYAVGSTGVVPSSVPGAVDHAAAVADLDSARRLRSTLDGLPVHAPITVVGGGLTGIETAAELAEQGRRVTIVSDGSLAGAASAAGRRYIVRWLERHGVTVIEHARVSAVERDSVTLADGTTRASALTVWAAGFGVPQLASASGLSTDDLGRLLTDETLTSVDDDRIVAAGDAAAPSGRALRMSCQAASPLGALAADTVLSRIAGADPAPIDFAFTGSCISLGRRVAMRQVARKDDTSMNLYIGGWISGRYKELTSRLGVWKIRREAHKPGSLFWPKGGPRSTWPTATRIPEPTAHSV, encoded by the coding sequence ATGTCCGCACCCGGGCTGCACAGCCCAGCCCCCGAACGCCCAGCAGTCGTCGTGATCGGAGGCGGCTACTCAGGAGCCGTCGCCGCGAACCGCCTGCGCAAGCGAGACGACATCGACATCACGCTCGTCAACGCCAGGGCCGAGTTCGTGGACCGCATCAGGCTTCACCAATTCGTCGCAGGCACCGGCACGGCGACGGTGGACTACGCGACCCTGCTCGGAGACGAGGTACGACTGGTCGTCGATCGTGCGACGCGCATCGACACCGGCGCGCGCCGCGTCGAGCTGGCCTCAGGCGGCAGCCTCCACTACGACTACGTCGTCTATGCCGTCGGCAGCACAGGCGTCGTGCCGTCATCGGTGCCCGGCGCCGTCGACCACGCGGCCGCCGTCGCCGACCTCGACTCGGCGCGGCGCCTGCGTTCCACGCTCGACGGGCTCCCCGTCCACGCTCCGATCACCGTCGTCGGCGGTGGCCTGACGGGCATCGAGACGGCCGCCGAGCTGGCCGAGCAGGGTCGTCGAGTGACCATCGTGTCCGACGGCTCTCTGGCCGGAGCGGCGAGCGCGGCTGGTCGCCGATACATCGTCCGCTGGCTGGAGCGGCACGGGGTGACCGTGATCGAGCATGCCAGGGTGAGCGCAGTGGAGCGGGATTCCGTGACGCTCGCCGACGGCACCACTCGCGCGAGTGCGCTCACCGTCTGGGCAGCAGGGTTCGGCGTGCCGCAGCTGGCATCCGCGAGCGGTCTGAGCACAGACGACCTGGGACGGCTGCTCACGGATGAGACGCTCACGAGCGTCGACGACGACCGGATCGTTGCGGCAGGCGATGCGGCGGCACCGTCCGGGCGTGCCCTGCGGATGAGCTGTCAGGCGGCGTCCCCGCTCGGCGCGCTGGCGGCGGACACCGTGCTGAGCCGCATCGCCGGCGCGGATCCCGCACCGATCGACTTCGCCTTCACCGGATCGTGCATCAGCCTGGGCCGCCGGGTCGCGATGCGGCAGGTGGCGCGCAAGGACGACACGTCGATGAACCTCTACATCGGCGGCTGGATCAGCGGCCGCTACAAGGAGCTGACGAGCAGGCTCGGAGTGTGGAAGATCCGGCGGGAGGCCCACAAGCCGG
- a CDS encoding MBL fold metallo-hydrolase: MTEHAPTLPIQKHEVTSDALHEAWYRRTFPPVERVRDGIWSIPIPFQNNPMRYTLCYLLIGDGETVVVDPGWDSSEGFDAFLAGLDEAGVVPSEVTGVLITHVHPDHHGLTHFVARLAPNAWIGMSADEAASLERHRGGVGQGAMETFRTQLAAAGVPTTGALERIGSDNGLFERMPLATLLFGDGDLIPLRGRTVRAVLTPGHTPGHLCFVDEEDDVILTGDHVLPRISPNVGLHAHSTVSPVRAYLGSLARLEHVDLEVLPAHQWRFRGLPDRVAELQEHHRERLDEVLGHLGNGPLTAWELAHGLTWAHGWDTLGPIQQWSAVAETIAHVRYLVEDGVVVTTGDSPVRYEVRPST, from the coding sequence ATGACCGAGCACGCACCGACCCTGCCGATCCAGAAGCACGAGGTGACGTCGGACGCGTTGCACGAGGCCTGGTACCGACGCACGTTCCCGCCTGTGGAACGGGTGCGCGACGGAATCTGGTCCATCCCGATCCCGTTCCAGAACAACCCGATGCGGTACACGCTCTGCTACCTGCTGATCGGCGACGGCGAGACGGTTGTCGTCGACCCGGGGTGGGACTCGTCTGAGGGATTCGACGCCTTCCTGGCGGGACTGGACGAAGCCGGCGTTGTGCCGTCCGAGGTGACGGGTGTGCTCATCACCCACGTGCACCCCGATCACCACGGCCTCACCCACTTCGTCGCCCGCCTCGCGCCGAACGCCTGGATCGGCATGAGTGCCGACGAGGCGGCGTCTCTCGAGAGACACCGTGGCGGGGTCGGCCAGGGCGCCATGGAGACCTTCCGCACGCAGCTGGCGGCGGCGGGCGTGCCGACAACCGGCGCTCTGGAGCGGATCGGCTCCGACAACGGGCTCTTCGAGCGGATGCCGCTCGCCACCCTCCTGTTCGGCGACGGCGACCTCATCCCCCTTCGCGGACGCACCGTGCGTGCCGTGCTCACGCCTGGCCACACCCCTGGACACCTGTGCTTCGTCGACGAGGAGGACGACGTCATCCTCACTGGCGACCACGTGCTGCCCCGCATCAGCCCGAACGTCGGCCTGCACGCTCACTCCACGGTCTCGCCCGTGCGCGCCTACCTCGGTTCGCTCGCCAGGCTCGAGCACGTCGATCTCGAGGTGCTACCCGCACACCAGTGGCGGTTCCGCGGGCTGCCGGACAGAGTGGCCGAGCTGCAGGAACACCACCGCGAGCGCCTCGACGAAGTGCTCGGACACCTCGGGAACGGGCCGCTCACGGCATGGGAGCTCGCGCACGGGCTCACCTGGGCGCACGGCTGGGACACGCTCGGACCGATCCAGCAGTGGTCGGCGGTCGCCGAGACGATCGCCCACGTCCGTTACCTCGTCGAGGACGGCGTCGTCGTGACGACGGGCGACTCGCCGGTCAGGTACGAGGTTCGACCGTCCACCTGA
- a CDS encoding FAD-binding oxidoreductase, with amino-acid sequence MITHAAWHAATVSTVAAETRNARRITLDIADWPGNAAGQHVDVRLTAEDGYQASRSYSLASAGPSTSVELAVDKVASGEVSPFLVDELQVGDQLEVHGPLGGWFVWRPGDPSGRPVQLIAGGSGVVPMAAMVRAHRDAADPTPFRLLYAVRSPDDVFFVAELARETSDDEADAVRVDFVYSRKAPAGDDRPPGRLTMERLAELVFPESQHPRIFVCGATPFVEQVLTWLKELGHDVDDVRAERFGGA; translated from the coding sequence GTGATCACGCATGCCGCCTGGCATGCGGCCACGGTCTCGACGGTCGCTGCCGAGACGCGGAACGCGCGGAGGATCACGCTCGACATCGCCGATTGGCCGGGGAATGCGGCGGGGCAACACGTCGACGTCAGGCTGACTGCCGAGGACGGATACCAGGCGAGTCGCTCCTATTCGCTCGCCTCGGCCGGCCCGTCGACCTCCGTCGAACTGGCCGTGGACAAGGTCGCCTCCGGGGAGGTTTCGCCCTTCCTGGTCGACGAACTGCAGGTCGGCGATCAGCTGGAGGTGCACGGGCCGCTGGGCGGGTGGTTCGTGTGGCGTCCTGGCGATCCGTCGGGTCGTCCCGTGCAACTCATCGCCGGCGGGTCGGGCGTGGTTCCCATGGCCGCCATGGTGCGAGCGCATCGCGACGCCGCAGACCCGACCCCGTTCCGGCTGTTGTACGCGGTGCGCAGCCCCGACGATGTCTTCTTCGTCGCTGAGCTGGCGCGCGAGACGAGCGACGACGAAGCGGATGCCGTCCGTGTCGACTTCGTCTACTCGCGCAAGGCTCCTGCCGGAGACGACCGCCCTCCCGGACGGCTCACCATGGAGCGTCTCGCAGAGCTCGTCTTTCCGGAGTCGCAGCATCCGCGCATCTTCGTCTGCGGGGCCACACCCTTCGTGGAGCAGGTGCTGACGTGGCTGAAGGAACTCGGCCACGACGTCGACGACGTGCGCGCCGAGCGGTTCGGCGGTGCGTGA
- a CDS encoding alpha/beta hydrolase: MDPSPAERPVDDFGWLDAVAVDAEGLNPRRLPLSAGGLSAIAWGEVPFQVLYLHGAGQNAHTWDLAAALVGRSAIAVDLPGHGHSAWHPEHDYRAETNAAAVAELSDAIGLRPRLVVGMSLGGLTALALAERRPELVPDLVLVDILPGVEEAMARMTGVDLGQVALLGGAGEFDSLEAMEETTIAAAGGTRSAESLRRGVWHNAAQGDDGVWRWRYDREHRRGGPSSETLWPVVRAVPRLTVVRGGRSPFVGDDAIARLHAERADVPVHVVPGAGHAVQSDAPEALAAIVRSALHD; the protein is encoded by the coding sequence ATGGACCCATCCCCCGCGGAACGGCCGGTCGACGACTTCGGGTGGCTCGACGCAGTCGCTGTCGACGCGGAGGGTCTGAATCCGCGGCGCCTTCCGCTCTCGGCTGGCGGGCTCAGCGCGATCGCGTGGGGCGAGGTTCCGTTCCAGGTGCTGTATCTCCATGGTGCGGGGCAGAACGCGCACACCTGGGATCTCGCCGCGGCACTCGTCGGACGATCCGCGATTGCCGTGGACCTGCCGGGGCACGGACACTCGGCGTGGCATCCGGAGCACGACTATCGCGCGGAGACGAACGCCGCTGCGGTGGCCGAGCTGTCGGACGCCATCGGCCTGCGTCCGCGCCTCGTCGTCGGCATGTCGCTCGGTGGGCTCACCGCGCTGGCCCTTGCGGAGCGCCGCCCCGAACTCGTGCCCGACCTCGTGCTGGTGGACATCCTGCCCGGCGTCGAGGAGGCCATGGCGCGCATGACCGGTGTGGATCTCGGTCAGGTGGCCCTGCTCGGGGGTGCAGGCGAGTTCGACTCGCTCGAGGCGATGGAGGAGACCACCATCGCCGCGGCGGGCGGCACACGTTCGGCCGAGTCGCTACGGCGGGGTGTGTGGCACAACGCCGCGCAGGGCGACGACGGCGTGTGGCGCTGGCGGTACGACCGCGAGCATCGCAGGGGCGGCCCGAGCTCCGAAACGCTGTGGCCGGTCGTGCGCGCGGTGCCGCGGCTCACGGTCGTGCGCGGCGGTCGGAGCCCGTTCGTCGGCGACGACGCCATCGCGCGGCTGCACGCCGAACGCGCGGACGTTCCGGTGCACGTCGTGCCCGGCGCGGGGCATGCCGTGCAGAGCGATGCGCCAGAAGCGCTCGCGGCGATCGTGCGGTCGGCGCTGCACGACTGA